The Marinomonas profundi DNA segment CGTACTGATTGTGGCTGGCGTTGTGATCAGCATCATTATTGTAAACGGCATTTGCAGGCCTTTAATTAAAGCGGTTCGACGCGCAGAAGACATTGCCGCTGGCGAATTGGTGGAGTCGAATGTTCCCAGCACACGCAACGATGAAATAGGCCTACTCGAAACAGCAATGGACAAATTAGTCATACAACTGCGCAGTATTTTGCACGATGTGGCCGAGTCCAGCACCATGTTGACCCATGCCGCCAACGACCTTAATCGCATTACCGATGAGTCGTCCGAAATGGTAGACCGTCAACAAGAAGAAACACACTTTATCTCTCAGGCAATACAGGAAATTCAAGCCACCGCGGTGCATGTTTCCGAATCCACCACCGATGCAAGCCAAGCGGCACACAGTGCTGAAATGGCCGCCAATGAAGGCTCTATCATTGTCGCCAAGACCATCCAAAGTATAGAAGAGTTGGCGGCAGAAATTTCCACCTCAGCCACCACCATTAATGAATTGCAAGCCAATACCAAAGAGATCAGCAGCATTCTTAATGTCATTCTAGGCATCGCCGAACAAACCAACTTATTGGCATTAAACGCCGCCATTGAAGCCGCCCGTGCCGGTGAACAAGGCCGAGGCTTTGCCGTGGTTGCCGATGAAGTCCGCCATTTGGCACTGAACACTCAAAACGCCACTCAACAGATAGAAAAAATGATTATACTGCTGCAAAACGGCACCGCATCGGCCGTAACCGCCATGACGTCCAGCCACCAGCGCTCTACCGACGCAGTAAATCAAGTCAAACACGAAGAAGAGTCTCTTCGAAATATCAACCAATCTGTGTCTAAGATCCGCGATATGAATGACCGAATCTCCGCCACAGCAGAAGAGCAAGCGTCCGTAACGGCAGAAGTGAACCGCAATGTTGCCAACATCACAGACATCTCCTCACAAACAACCAAATCCATCCACTCAATCAGTCACTCAGCCGAAAAACTGGCGTCATTAGCGACACAATTATCCGCTAAAATCAGCTATTTCAAAGTATAGATCTACTGGAAAAGAGAGGATTAGATTACCATGAGTGGAGCAACCTAGTTGCTCCACTCTGCTTTCATTGCTAGGAGAAAATCATGTGTCGTTGGATGGCCTATCAAGGTGACCCCGTTTACCTTGAGTCATTACTTTTTGAGCAAGAACACTCCTTAATTCATCAAAGTCTCAGCGCCCGAAAATCGGAAGTGACCGTCAACGCCGATGGTTTTGGCTTAGGTTGGTACGATGAACGTGAAGAGCCCGGTCTTTATCATGAAGTCCTGCCTGCTTGGAGTGACAGCAACTTAAAAAGTCTGGCGAAACATATAAAGAGCGGCTTATTTTTTGCTCACGTTCGCGCCTCTACAGGTACCGCAACCAACCGTTCGAACTGCCACCCATTCAGTTACAAAAACTGGCTGTTCATGCACAACGGCCAGATTGGCGGCTATGAATTTTTGCGCTGGCAGCTGGATCGTTTGATTCCCGAACATCTTTATAACCATCGCCATGGCGCGACAGACTCGGAAGTGATTTTCTTATTGATGATTGCGAACGGTTTAGAGAAAAATCCAGAGTCGGCAATTGAAATAACCCTAGCGCAAATTCTCGACATGATGAAACAGAAGAATATAAAAGACCCGTTGCGTTTCACCGCTGTTTTGTCTAACGGAGAAGACATCATTGCCGTACGCTTCTCCAGTGATAACCATGCGCCCAGCTTATATTGCAAAAAGTTTGAACAGCACATTGTGATTGGTTCTGAGCCGCTTGATCATTGTGGAGACAGCTGGACACAAGTGCCTGCTGGCCACATAGCTCATATTAAAAACAACGCCTATCAAATCAAAGCACTTCCTGAATTACTTAAAATGACCGCCTAACGGTCACTTTTAACACTGTCTCAGCTTTTATTTTTCCGAGTAAAATCCGCATTTCACTTGATGTCGATCAAGTGCTTTCTTAGAACAGCTGCTAGGCTGATGAAGGGTTTTACACCATCATAAGGAGCTGAAAATGATCAACTATCAACTAAATAATAAAAAGGCCATGGTGACAGGCGGCGCATCTGGGATTGGTTTAGCTTGTGCTGAATTAATGGCTTTTTCTGGTGCAGATATTGCTCTTTGGGATTTACACGACGAAGCGTTGGAAAAAGCCAAGCAATCACTCAGCAAATACGCCGTAAAATGCATCACGATTAAAGTCGATGTCGGTAACCCTGAGGCCGTCAAAGCAGCTATGGATGAAACCGTTAAACAGCTTGGCGGTTTAGACATTGCCGTTAACAACGCCGGTATTGGCGGGCCCTCTTGCAAATCCGGTGACTACACCACGGCAGATTGGCTTAACGTGATTAATGTGAACCTCAATGGTGTTTTTTACTGTCAACGCGAAGCCATAGCGGCAATGCGTAAAAATGCTTCTGGCAGTATTGTTAATATGGCGTCGATTCTTGGTCAGGTAGCATTCGAAGGCTCACCCGCCTATGTCAGTGCAAAGCATGGTGTCGTTGGTATGTCCAAAACCGCTGCGATTGAGCACGCTGAAGAAGGCATTCGCATTAACTCAGTAGGACCCGGTTTCATTCATACACCTTTGGTGGATGATCATTTAAGCGCTGATGTGCTGGCCATACTCGCCGAAAAACACGCCATGAAACGACTCGGCAAACCAGAAGAAGTCGCTCATCTTGTTGCTTGGTTAGCCAGCGATGCAGCGTCTTTCGTGACGGCGTCTTATTACCCGGTCGACGGGGGTTATCTCGCTTATTAGTTAAACATCATTCGGTTTATGCCTCACGGCTGGCGGTGCATTTCACTCGTTAGCGAGCCGTGGGGCCGTTTGGATCAAGCAATCAATCGTATGCTCATTGAAGTGATCTTTAGGCCCTAGAAGACAGTTTAATAAGTTGTGTGTGCTTGGGATTAAAGCGTTTTAGACCCACTTCGCCAAAATCCACAAAAATCATTTGTTTGGCGTCTCGCTCTTGCCGTACGACGACACCCTGACCAAACTGATCATGGCGAACTTTGTCGCCGGGTTGTAAGAGGCTTTTGCCTTCCACTCGATGACGAAAGGTCAAAGACGGGGAAGGATCGACCGCGTTCAAATAACGCTGAAACACCAACGCTTTTTCGGTATCAATTGGCGTGCCTACATTGTTCTCATACCAGGCTTCGCAAATCCGGCTCACCGCATAGGGCTGAGCTTCAAACACAAAGCGCGACAAAGACAAGCTTTTCAATGCCGCTCGGGGAATATCCCCCTG contains these protein-coding regions:
- a CDS encoding class II glutamine amidotransferase, with translation MCRWMAYQGDPVYLESLLFEQEHSLIHQSLSARKSEVTVNADGFGLGWYDEREEPGLYHEVLPAWSDSNLKSLAKHIKSGLFFAHVRASTGTATNRSNCHPFSYKNWLFMHNGQIGGYEFLRWQLDRLIPEHLYNHRHGATDSEVIFLLMIANGLEKNPESAIEITLAQILDMMKQKNIKDPLRFTAVLSNGEDIIAVRFSSDNHAPSLYCKKFEQHIVIGSEPLDHCGDSWTQVPAGHIAHIKNNAYQIKALPELLKMTA
- a CDS encoding methyl-accepting chemotaxis protein — its product is MLSLSVRTKILSLIALFSLAIVGISVSSALSSKSVSAELQNLSSQSLQLIKNLEKSRQLLLQQSVEFERGFFQVSIAKSIGGYGTEQIAESATKFKTYTGELLDSIENVKSILATMPVNEGLNDLLAQIQALEEQQAIFLAASTETYSWWVKLNTMKANKSRRAADDSLIMVNTQMEDIITAINHYNNAVADSQSNKLDQTIYASAALAAVLIVAGVVISIIIVNGICRPLIKAVRRAEDIAAGELVESNVPSTRNDEIGLLETAMDKLVIQLRSILHDVAESSTMLTHAANDLNRITDESSEMVDRQQEETHFISQAIQEIQATAVHVSESTTDASQAAHSAEMAANEGSIIVAKTIQSIEELAAEISTSATTINELQANTKEISSILNVILGIAEQTNLLALNAAIEAARAGEQGRGFAVVADEVRHLALNTQNATQQIEKMIILLQNGTASAVTAMTSSHQRSTDAVNQVKHEEESLRNINQSVSKIRDMNDRISATAEEQASVTAEVNRNVANITDISSQTTKSIHSISHSAEKLASLATQLSAKISYFKV
- a CDS encoding SDR family NAD(P)-dependent oxidoreductase, with translation MINYQLNNKKAMVTGGASGIGLACAELMAFSGADIALWDLHDEALEKAKQSLSKYAVKCITIKVDVGNPEAVKAAMDETVKQLGGLDIAVNNAGIGGPSCKSGDYTTADWLNVINVNLNGVFYCQREAIAAMRKNASGSIVNMASILGQVAFEGSPAYVSAKHGVVGMSKTAAIEHAEEGIRINSVGPGFIHTPLVDDHLSADVLAILAEKHAMKRLGKPEEVAHLVAWLASDAASFVTASYYPVDGGYLAY